The sequence below is a genomic window from bacterium.
GTTCTAGGCATTCTTCTTTCTCGGGGTGTAATAAAACTTTTATTACACCCCGAGAAAGAAGAATGCCTAGAACTGGTTTCATAAGTCTAAAGTTTTTATAAGTAATTGCCGAAATTCTCATAGGAGGTGAAACCTATGAGTAGAGCGATATATTTAACAGACAAGCAATGGGAGAAAATAGAACCCTTGCTTCCAAAGCTAAAAAGCAAAGGAGGTCCTTGGAAAAATAACAGGGAAGTTTTAGAAGGAATTCTTTGGGTTTTAAGAACAGGAGCAAGGTGGAAAGATTTGCCTGAAAAGTATCCAAGCCCCAGCACTTGCTGGCGACGCCTAAACTTGTGGGAAGAAAAAGGAATTTGGCTTAAGATATGGAGAAAATTTATAAGCCAGTTGGACAAAAAAGGAGAGATTGATTGGAGTGAATGCTTTATGGATGGAAGTTTTACTCCTGCTAAAAAAGGGGCTCTAAAATCGGCAAAACTAAGAGGGGGAAAGGCACGAAGCTTATGGTGGTGGCAGATGGCCAGGGTGTTCCTCTGGGAGTGTCCTTGCACTCTGCCTCTCCACATGAGGTAAAGCTGGAAGACTAAGACAATTGACATGCTTGGTAAAAACCAGAACGATTGATTTGCGATAAAGCTTATGATTCTGACAAGTTTCGTAGACAATTGAAGAAAAATGGGATTGAGCTTATTGCACCCCACAGAAGTAATCGAAAGAAGCCCAAACTTCAAGATGGAAGAGCCTTGAGACGATATAGAAAACTTTTGAGAAGATAGAACGTTCTATTGCTTGGATAGGAAACTATAGAGGCTTGGTTATCCGATGGGACTGGAATATTATAATTTATCAAGCTTTTCTTCATATTGCTTGTGCTTTAATAACTTGCAATAACTTATGAAACTGCTTCTAGTAATTTCCTATATTTCGCTATCTTTGTCCAGAATTATCCTCTAAACCAGATATTATGTGTTT
It includes:
- a CDS encoding IS5 family transposase is translated as MSRAIYLTDKQWEKIEPLLPKLKSKGGPWKNNREVLEGILWVLRTGARWKDLPEKYPSPSTCWRRLNLWEEKGIWLKIWRKFISQLDKKGEIDWSECFMDGSFTPAKKGALKSAKLRGGKARSLWWWQMARVFLWECPCTLPLHMR